One genomic window of Plasmodium coatneyi strain Hackeri chromosome 12, complete sequence includes the following:
- a CDS encoding Glycerol-3-phosphate acyltransferase: MPDLYFLIRWLCKAIVSSLFGDVNVINPENVPLYGSVIFVGNHNNQFIDACVLVANIPRQVKFIVAEKSMRRAVIGKLASIIGCISVKRPEDLKFKGIGHVCWVKGDKKIKGINTRFKLDVQIGDKLLTQNKIFPVTKIESETELIIQDAIDIECEDKKNGVPFKIIPKINQTEVYNLVTSSLKNGDTIGIFPEGGSHDRTNLLPLKPGVAIMTLCALADGVEDVSIIPVGLSYSKLYQLQGCVTLFYGNAIIISQDLCKDYNNNHRETISKVLSKIEEGMRSCMLTSKDHETCRCIELCVSLYTPERMTISKNKIYNNLQLFCKMFWKFGNSKEIENLSYELKCYEKLLEANKINDDEVWMLKQSTSAATLTFIEHICSLIFCVIFGMTFSLLWLPLVAISIYLAEKHRESALKHSRVKIQGCDVVASYKVLVLLVLLPTFNIMYGLVFSLYLYQSWLKRIAFVILSMCILPICYYINLNYSAQIPSLLRQMKILLKVICGKINVWRDNERELISTRHELQLKVRALVSNLGPKVSDDFLEQLYRNIPKFVVDADTKRLIRGKDEWVPILRRSQLEYKEEIL, encoded by the coding sequence ATGCCAGATCTATACTTCCTAATAAGATGGTTATGCAAAGCAATTGTTAGCTCCCTGTTTGGAGACGTGAACGTGATAAACCCAGAAAATGTCCCCCTGTACGGATCAGTTATATTTGTGGGAAACCACAATAATCAATTCATTGACGCATGCGTGTTAGTAGCAAACATTCCAAGGCAAGTCAAATTTATTGTGGCGGAAAAGTCTATGAGGAGAGCTGTCATAGGGAAGCTGGCAAGTATTATAGGATGCATAAGTGTAAAGAGACCAGAGGATTTAAAATTCAAAGGAATAGGACACGTATGTTGGGTTAAAGGGGATAAGAAAATCAAAGGAATAAACACCAGGTTTAAGTTAGACGTACAAATAGGGGATAAATTACTaacacaaaataaaatttttccagTTACGAAAATTGAATCCGAAACGGAGCTCATTATACAAGATGCTATAGACATAGAAtgtgaagataaaaaaaatggagttccttttaaaattattccaAAAATTAATCAAACAGAAGTTTACAATTTAGTTACGAGTAgcttaaaaaatggagataCCATTGGGATTTTCCCAGAGGGGGGTTCCCACGATAGAACAAATTTATTGCCATTAAAACCTGGGGTTGCCATTATGACGTTATGTGCATTGGCCGATGGGGTAGAAGATGTATCCATCATTCCTGTAGGGTTGTCCTACTCGAAACTCTACCAGCTGCAAGGTTGTGTTACTCTATTTTATGGAAATGCAATAATCATTTCGCAGGATCTGTGTAAAgattataataataaccaTAGAGAAACCATATCCAAAGTTCTTAGCAAAATTGAGGAAGGAATGCGAAGCTGCATGTTAACCTCCAAGGATCATGAAACATGCAGATGCATAGAATTGTGTGTAAGTTTGTACACCCCAGAACGAATGACAATatcgaaaaataaaatttacaataATTTACAGctattttgtaaaatgttTTGGAAATTTGGAAACTCcaaagaaattgaaaatttaaGTTATGAATTGAAATGCTATGAAAAATTGTTGGaggcaaataaaataaatgatgaTGAAGTATGGATGCTTAAACAGTCTACGTCAGCAGCTACGTTAACATTTATTGAACACATTTgtagtttaattttttgtgtaatttttggTATGACTTTTTCTCTCTTATGGTTACCCCTGGTTGCTATTTCCATTTATCTGGCAGAGAAACATAGAGAATCTGCACTCAAACATAGTAGAGTAAAAATTCAAGGTTGTGATGTGGTGGCTAGCTACAAGGTCTTAGTGCTTCTAGTTCTATTACCAACTTTTAACATAATGTATGGGTTAGTGTTTAGTTTATATCTCTATCAGTCATGGTTAAAGAGGATCGCATTTGTAATTTTAAGCATGTGTATATTACCCATTTGTTACTATATcaatttaaattattcaGCTCAAATTCCTAGTCTTTTAAGACAAATGAAAATACTTTTAAAAGTTATTTGCGGCAAGATAAATGTCTGGAGAGATAACGAACGGGAACTTATAAGCACAAGACATGAACTGCAACTGAAGGTTCGTGCCTTGGTGTCAAATTTGGGTCCAAAAGTGTCTGATGACTTTCTCGAGCAACTCTACCGAAATATTCCCAAATTTGTCGTTGATGCGGACACCAAGCGGCTTATTCGGGGCAAAGACGAGTGGGTACCCATTCTTCGGCGCTCTCAGTTGGAATACAAGGAAGAGATTCTCTAG
- a CDS encoding Asparagine-rich antigen produces MDRYNANEEKNLNFITHKNSDDENMNSRSRKSSFIEFQYDKVVNNVLGLFKKQNKQRFLSTSSALRNDMHEQILSSRLFLDLCEDREILLHKILKKINILNLIYFRFLKESDIDDVFDLHNELFPVKYQSDFYFSICNFADDKVIDDEVTRVIEKISRSLRSHVGAKRHDVSANQTSTAPPEDKNDEAVKERGASPPSDDDHKMKGNQSEERAETEKNSNCNDDDLDNISNKKLVNSEDCNSSNRSVDTNNDEKKKINKKWKEEEIFSIGAFLPFSFIDYINSDHITKFLKSKSIEKVSEKEILLDYIKFIDDSNRTRNGGSDVNSAHKTQSVDNAQSIGMTHSDDPCQSDGHMQSAGCSPLDSRTNNRRRSSSNLHTKSSNLANSSAKCLPTICFSQSAQNDSPVRETEEEIYSNNKHKDSKHVAGRSEKGVTPHSWVPYENEDNMCRYNGTHLEEYIKKKEILKEENSLVEHKKENSVSDKLDDKNPHRSNNFKKEEYIKKYPPSVDETEKNTKRNDSQNGKNSNNWVSSLQKDKRLGSDGSGAKGKNHGDTHFNSYLENLQNNMYDDNNRNIQNIYKQLKEKNIEYEERGNPILGTENVISRLRDKICFNKETLNLYNRNKKRVKENYLVGCVSNLINYQDTRNEKDFINICNHFKKKSNNSKKGKNYLKYMYDSSMNFLENYMPLDKNGNSIGTEKTTSMFPSSNLKKTDQNEISNGSTLRTNGQNDRMKTQSSFMLNKNGEKVPNYSSHPFDQEKKKLVHLHNVLNDLSVLRTQHVNNDTKFEKKLYEEIYMNENIKAMTKKYIKKKINSIYILTVGISEYFRGLNLASYLIEYTVFYFYFIIYRIFLYKSKFYCYIDNDLFYSISSSHLSDQQQDDFFDEGLLTDNSSDDFHSIMSDEKSFSDRDYMKKSINGKDDMFMWETRNCFEEERKPSDGVPSGPTNSLHKHLEEQKNENKCANRKEDFISAQTDDENNEAASNFKSKYPLFGNYPTQLKTRQTDEHGNNRRESHIMGEKKTFNFKTYKMNNLSSHVYHGNKRKNKWSSEKAKNYSISNGVLRECYKQIILNDYLHHLYVIIQNKNAEMLTKKGTQKGEAQRTDSFPAFFKFPLFKNPLYSSGLNNKMLDFFLNNFCAFNLKDRPFFHLKNVNAKKACLDYNDDDDVPLPLYMYLHVIDYNKAAINLYNKLNFDYICTYDNFYDINKMTFSSYLYAYFF; encoded by the coding sequence ATGGATAGATATAATGCTAATGAGGAGAAGAATTTGAATTTTATAACCCATAAGAACAGTGATGATGAAAATATGAATTCTAGAAGTAGAAAAAGTAGTTTTATTGAATTCCAGTATGATAAAGTTGTAAATAATGTGTTAGGATTATTCAAGAAACAGAACAAGCAAAGGTTTCTGTCAACGTCATCTGCCTTACGCAATGACATGCATGAGCAAATTTTAAGTTCTCGATTATTCTTAGATTTATGTGAAGATAGAGAAATACTcttacataaaatattaaaaaaaataaatattttgaatttaatttattttcgctttttaaaagaatcTGACATTGACGACGTATTCGATTTGCACAATGAGCTCTTTCCTGTAAAATACCAGTCCGATTTTTACTTCAGCATTTGTAATTTTGCCGATGATAAAGTGATAGACGACGAGGTTACCAGGGTCATCGAGAAGATTTCCCGTTCTCTGAGAAGCCATGTGGGCGCCAAGCGGCACGACGTCAGCGCTAACCAAACGAGCACAGCACCCCCTGAGGATAAAAATGACGAGGCGGTAAAGGAGCGTGGCGCCTCCCCGCCAAGTGACGACGATcataaaatgaaaggaaaccAATCAGAGGAGAGAGCAGAAACTGAGAAAAATTCCAACTGTAACGATGACGATTTAGACAAcatttcaaataaaaaattagtCAACTCGGAAGATTGCAATTCGTCCAATCGTTCCGTAGACACGAAtaatgatgagaaaaaaaaaataaataaaaagtggaaggaagaggaaatattCTCCATAGGtgccttccttcccttttcatttattgaTTATATAAACAGTGATCATATTACTAAATTTCTAAAGAGTAAATCGATAGAAAAGGTGAGTGAAAAGGAGATTCTTCTGGATTATATCAAATTTATTGACGACAGTAATAGGACACGTAATGGTGGAAGCGACGTGAATTCGGCGCACAAAACCCAGTCAGTGGATAACGCGCAGTCGATTGGTATGACCCATTCGGATGATCCCTGCCAGTCGGATGGTCATATGCAATCTGCTGGGTGCTCCCCTTTAGATAGCAGAACAAATAACAGAAGAAGATCGTCAAGTAACCTACACACCAAGTCAAGCAATTTGGCAAATTCATCTGCTAAATGCTTGCCCACGATTTGTTTCTCGCAAAGCGCACAGAATGATTCCCCTGTGAGGGAAACCGAAGAAGAAATCTATAGCAATAATAAGCATAAGGATAGTAAGCACGTTGCTGGTAGAAGTGAAAAGGGGGTCACGCCGCACAGCTGGGTCCCCtacgaaaatgaagacaatATGTGTAGGTACAACGGAACTCACCtggaagaatatataaaaaaaaaagaaattttaaaggaagagaacAGCCTCGTagaacataaaaaggaaaacagtGTGAGTGACAAACTCGATGATAAAAATCCACATAGAAGTAacaatttcaaaaaagaggAGTACATTAAAAAGTACCCCCCATCAGTGGATGAAACGGAAAAGAATACAAAGCGTAACGATTCACAAAACGGTAAGAATAGCAACAATTGGGTGTCTTCCCTCCAGAAGGACAAACGCTTGGGAAGCGATGGAAGCGgtgcaaaggggaagaatcaCGGTGACACTCACTTCAACAGTTACCTAGAAAATCTCCAAAACAACATGTATGATGATAATAATAGGAACAttcaaaatatttacaaacagttgaaagaaaagaacataGAATATGAAGAGAGAGGTAACCCAATTCTTGGGACGGAAAATGTGATAAGTCGATTGAGGGATAAAATATGCTTTAACAAAGAAACGCTCAATTTGTACAATCGTAATAAAAAGAGagtgaaagaaaattacCTCGTTGGATGTGTGTCAAATCTGATTAACTACCAAGATACcagaaatgaaaaggattTTATCAATATATGtaaccattttaaaaaaaaatcgaataactcaaaaaagggaaagaactacttaaaatatatgtacgaTTCGTCTATGAACTTTTTAGAGAATTATATGCCGCTagataaaaatgggaattccATCGGGACGGAAAAAACGACAAGCATGTTCCCATCGAGTAATCTGAAAAAGACGGATCAAAATGAAATATCCAACGGAAGCACACTCCGTACAAATGGCCAAAACGATAGAATGAAAACACAGTCGAGTTTTATGCTAaacaaaaatggtgaaaaggTACCGAACTACTCCTCGCATCCCTTCgatcaggaaaaaaaaaaactagtACATCTACACAACGTGCTGAACGACTTATCCGTTTTGCGAACGCAACATGTTAATAACGACacaaaatttgaaaaaaaattatatgaagAAATTTACATGAATGAAAATATCAAAGCGATgaccaaaaaatatattaaaaaaaaaattaacagtatttatattttaacagTGGGAATAAGTGAATACTTTAGGGGACTAAATTTAGCATCCTACCTTATCGAATATACCGtgttttatttctactttATCATTTACAGAATATTTCTATACAAGAGTAAATTTTATTGCTACATTGATAACGATTTGTTTTATAGCATTTCTAGTAGCCATCTGAGTGATCAACAACAAGACGATTTTTTCGACGAGGGTTTACTCACGGACAACTCGTCGGACGATTTCCACTCCATCATGAGTGATGAAAAATCGTTCTCCGATAGGGACTACATGAAGAAAAGTATAAATGGAAAGGATGACATGTTCATGTGGGAAACAAGGAACTGCTtcgaagaggaaaggaaaccaTCCGATGGGGTACCAAGTGGTCCTACTAACAGTTTGCACAAACACTTggaggaacagaaaaacgaaaataaGTGCGCCAATCGGAAGGAAGATTTCATCAGTGCTCAAACGGATGACGAGAATAACGAAGCGGCATCCAATTTTAAAAGTAAATATCCCCTTTTTGGTAATTATCCAACTCAACTTAAAACCCGTCAAACGGATGAACATGGGAATAACAGAAGGGAGAGTCATataatgggggaaaaaaaaacattcaattttaaaacatacaaaatgaacaacttgAGTAGTCACGTCTATCACGGGAACAAACGCAAAAACAAGTGGAGCTCCGAAAAGGCTAAAAATTATAGCATTTCGAATGGAGTTCTACGCGAGTGTTACAAACAAATCATACTGAATGATTATTTGCACCATCTGTATGTTATTATTCAAAATAAGAACGCGGAGATGTTAACAAAGAAGGGGacacaaaagggagaagCGCAAAGAACAGACTCTTTTCCAGCGTTCTTTAAATTCCCCTTATTTAAAAATCCCCTGTACAGCTCAGGCCTTAACAATAAAATgctggatttttttttaaacaatttttGTGCCTTCAATTTAAAAGACAGaccattttttcacctaaaaaatgtgaatgcaaAAAAGGCATGCTTGGATtataatgatgatgatgatgtgcCTCTGCCTCTGTACATGTACCTACATGTGATAGATTATAACAAAGCGGCCATAAATTTGTACAACAAGCTAAACTTCGATTATATTTGCACTTATGACAATTTTTATGatataaacaaaatgacCTTCTCTTCCTATTTGTATGCTTATTTCTTTTAG